In the genome of Metabacillus litoralis, the window TTTTCATCAACCCATCCATTTTGTGCAGCTGCTTTAATCATAGAATACTCACCGCTAACATTATAAGCAACAATAGGAACGTTGAATTGATTTTTCACATCACGGATAATATCTAAATAAGATAATGCCGGTTTTACAATTAAAAAGTCCGCACCCTCTTCTAAATCGGACTGAGCTTCTCTTAATGCTTCATCACGATTAGCAGGATCCATTTGATATGTTTTTCGATCACCAAATTGTGGTGTGCTGTGTGCAGCATCACGGAACGGCCCGTAAAAAGCACTTGCATATTTAACTGCATAAGACATAACCGGAATATGTTCAAAGCCAGCTTCATCTAACCCATGTCTGATTGCAGCTACAAAGCCATCCATCATGTTTGAAGGAGCGATAATATCGGCACCTGCTTTTGCTTGACTGATAGCGGTACGTGCAAGCAAATCAAGGGTAGGGTCGTTTAATACTTGTCCATTTTCAACAATTCCACAATGTCCATGATCTGTATATTGACATAGACATGTATCCGCAACAACAACTAATTCAGGGAAGGATTCTTTTACCTGTCTAGTTGCACGTTGAACAATGCCATTATCATGATAAGCTTGAGTTCCTACATCGTCCTTTTCATCAGGAACACCAAATAAGATAACAGACTTAACCCCTAACGAAACAACCTCTTCAATTTCTTGATTCAAAAGATCTAAAGACAAGTGATAAACACCTGGCATTGATGGAACTTCGTTTTTCTTATTATCCCCTTCTACAACGAAAATTGGATAAATAAAGTCCTCTGGGCGAAGATGTGTTTCCCTCACCATTGCTCTTAGGTTATTGCTGTTACGTAAACGGCGGTGTCTTGTAAATTGAATATTCATTGATTATCCTCCCGGTTTTGTTCTAATTCAACCATTAACTTCACCATGTCATCAATTGTATAGGAAACAGGCATAACACCTATAAATCCATATTCTTTTAACGTTTTATTCGTAATTGGGCCGATACATATGAAGGTAACTTTACTCAAATGCTCCATGAGTTCTGATTTATGTAGTACTTTCATAAAGCTGTCAACAGTAGATGAGCTTGTAAAGGTTATGTAATCTAGCTGATCTTCTTTGAGATATGAAATAAGCTTAGCAGCTTCTCTTTTATTATGTATTGTTTCATAGACAATTAAATCTTCTGTGTTAAAACCTTGTTTTTTTAATTCTGTTATCAAAACTGGTCTTGATAGATTTCCTCTAATCACAAGGATTTTTGAAGATTTAGAAAGGTTTTCCCCTATGCTTTCTGCCAGCTTTTCAGCCACAAATTCTTCAGGTATAACAGAAACATTGAGATTTAGTTTCTCCATTTGCTTACTCGTTTTTCTTCCAACAGAAGCGGCAATCATATGCTGTAATGCTTCATAAGGAATTCCAAATCGATCTAAGAACTCTTTAAAGTAAATAACACCATTTGCACTCGTAAACACAATGCAATCAAATTCATGTAATCTTGTAAGCGTTTGTTGAATAATAGATTCATTTGATTTTTTAGGTCTTATTTCTAGAAGCGGAGCGGATATCCCGACTCCGCCTTCTTCTTCAATTTTTTGAATAAATTCTTCTACTTGAGACTTTGCTCTAGTTATTAAAACCCGTTTCCCTTGTAAAGGACGGATCTCCCCCATTATTGATCTAACTCCTCTTTTACCCGGTCGATTAGGGCTTTAGCTCCTTGAT includes:
- the hemB gene encoding porphobilinogen synthase, producing the protein MNIQFTRHRRLRNSNNLRAMVRETHLRPEDFIYPIFVVEGDNKKNEVPSMPGVYHLSLDLLNQEIEEVVSLGVKSVILFGVPDEKDDVGTQAYHDNGIVQRATRQVKESFPELVVVADTCLCQYTDHGHCGIVENGQVLNDPTLDLLARTAISQAKAGADIIAPSNMMDGFVAAIRHGLDEAGFEHIPVMSYAVKYASAFYGPFRDAAHSTPQFGDRKTYQMDPANRDEALREAQSDLEEGADFLIVKPALSYLDIIRDVKNQFNVPIVAYNVSGEYSMIKAAAQNGWVDEKALVMEMLVGMKRAGVDLIITYFAKDAARWIREDQ
- a CDS encoding uroporphyrinogen-III synthase; protein product: MGEIRPLQGKRVLITRAKSQVEEFIQKIEEEGGVGISAPLLEIRPKKSNESIIQQTLTRLHEFDCIVFTSANGVIYFKEFLDRFGIPYEALQHMIAASVGRKTSKQMEKLNLNVSVIPEEFVAEKLAESIGENLSKSSKILVIRGNLSRPVLITELKKQGFNTEDLIVYETIHNKREAAKLISYLKEDQLDYITFTSSSTVDSFMKVLHKSELMEHLSKVTFICIGPITNKTLKEYGFIGVMPVSYTIDDMVKLMVELEQNREDNQ